GTTCCTTAAGAAGGCGGCACAGACTTTTCACCGTATTGGTTCCGTCTAATAAGGCAAATACCCTGGGATTAAGGGTTAATTCCTTTATTATGTCGCAGGTCCGGCCATGAAGGCTCACAAGCCGCACATCCTCCCAGTCCGTTTTCAGCCGGGAGCACAAATAAGAAACCGATGAGATTCCCGGCAGAACCACCGTATCATATCTTTGACAATATGGTTCCTGGGCCAATGCTTCCGCCATCTTTTTGGTCCCGCTGTAAAAGCCTGTGTCACCGGAATACAGGATTCCGATCCTGGCATACTCCTCATGCGCCTCAAGCCAGGGCAGAATGTCTTTACTGGTATAAAAGGGTATTTTAACAGCACGGGAAACTACAGGAGAGATGCCGGAGAGCATCCGCTCTGCACCGAAGATCACATCGCATTGCTGCAATTCCTTCCACGCCTTTACGGTCATCTGATCCTCTCCGCCCATGCCGGTTCCGATCAGGGATACCGTTCTCTTCTCAGTCCGGATCTGAAGCTCCGGCATTGCCTGAGACTGGGCGTTCTCCTCTTTATAATCGGATAAAAGCTTCTTAGCCTCCCTGACAGTCATTCCTTCTTCTTTTCCAGGCCTTCCTATGACAACTGCCGTTATCCCGCATTCTGCCGCTGCCTCCATCTTTTCCGGAAAACCTCCCACATGTCCGGCTTCTTTTGTCACCAGACAGCTAATGTCATACTGTCTTATCATGGCCCGGTTCATCTCGGCGGTAAAAGGGCCTTGCATGGCAATCAAATGTTTCCCCTTAACCCCCAGCTGCTCACAGGCAGAGATTACGGAAAGGCCGGGAAGAACTCTGGCAAAAACCCGTTCTTCCCAGGAGTCCAGTTTGGTAAAGGCGGAAAGCTCCTTGCTTCCTGTTGTGACAAGAATATTTCCAGGTATTTTTTGTAAGGCAAGGACCGCTTCCTCTAAGTCACTGACACACACAACCTTTCCTTCCCCCTGATCTTCCGGCTTTAAATCTTCGGAAGATTCTCTTACAATCCTTATGCAGGAAGTTCCTGTACGGTTGCAGGCGGTGTGTATGTTCTCACTTGCAAGCGTGGCATAGGGGTGAGTGGCATCAAGCACAAGAGTGATGTCGTTTTGCCCGATAAAACCTTCCATCTCATGGGCAGTCATGGGTTTCTCATGAATGTGGAGATACTGACTTTCCAAAAGTACTGACCTTCCATATCCGGTAGCCACACTGACCCATGCATTTATCTTCTTTTCATGGCAGTATTCCGCCAGAATCCGGCCCTCCGTGGTGCCTCCAAATATTAAAACTCTACACATTTTTATATCCTCGTGGTGTTACCATTCTGTCATTGATCACTTTTGTCATGGAATTTCCTATATAAACAGTGGTAAACATATCTGTCTGGGTATCTCTTAGTGCTTCCAGAGTCATGACCGCCATTTCTTCCTCTTCCCTGCCAATATTTTTTACAAGGCCGCAGATTGTTGACCTGCTTTTGTATTCCATTACGATCTCACAGGCCCGCTTCAAATAACCGGCCCGCTTTTTACTGGAAGGATTATAAAGACAGATGACCATGTCTGCCTGGGCAGAAGCCTTAAGCCTGTCTTCAATTAATTCCATGGGAGTGAGCAGATCGCTTAAACTGATAACCGCAAAATCATGACCCAGAGGAGCGCCTAAAACGGCACCTCCGCTTAAAGCAGCAGTCACTCCGGGTATGATCTCAATCTCAAGGTCTTCTTCTGGCTGGGCCATCTCAAGGATCAATCCGCTCATGCCGTAAACACCTGAATCTCCGCTGCATACCATGGCTGCGGTTTTTCCCTTTTTTGCTTCCTCAATGGCCATCAAACAACGCTCCTGCTCCTTGCGCATCGGCGTAGTAAGCATCTCCTTATCCGGAAAATGCTCCTTGATCAAATCTATGTATACAGTATACCCTACAATGACCTCACTCTCTTCCAGGGCCTTAATGGCCCTTATGGTCATATCCTCATAGGAACCTGGTCCGATTCCTACCACGTAAAGTTTTCCTGACTTTGTCATAAGTTACCTCCTAATGAATTATGCGGATCTAGCTGCACCTTCCAATCCCGGGCAGCCACAGCTGCCGTCACCCCGTCTGCCGCCTGTTTTTTTACCAGCAATTTACCGCCGCCCAATTCCTTTACGCAGGCAAGGGCCGCCCGTTCGCATACATTATCAACTCCGGTGACCTGCTTGACAAAGGAGGAGGAAGTAAATTCCCCTTCAGTTTCCTCAAGCACGACCGCCGGATAAGTGTAATACGGGACTCCTTTAGAAGCAGCGAACTGGCAGATCCCCTCTTCTTCCTTCTTTAAATCAATGCTGGCACACGCGGCCAGTGCTTCCGGGGATAAGTCCCATTCCTTGAAAAACCGGCCAAGAACCCTTTCTATGGTTTTGGCAGGAACCCCTTTTCTGCATCCGATTCCCAGAACCAGAAGCCTTGGAACCAGCTTTAAGGATCCCTTAAGGGGCTCCTCTTTCCCGCTCTCCTTAATGGTGATCCAAAGATTTGCACCACAGGCCTCCCCTGGGATAAGCCCGGAAGGAAGCTTTCCTGAAACCGGAAAATCGCAGTGAAATCCTACAACACCCTTAAGAATGGCTGAGGAAATCATTTTTATCTTTCTTAAATCTGTAATGACCAGTCCCTGCTCCTTGGCAAACAGGTCTACTGCAAATCTTCCATGAATGTCCGTGGCAGTGGTAATAACTGCCTGACCGCCTGCCATTCCTGCCAGCCGTTCTGCCAGCTCATTGGCTCCTCCCAGGTGACCGGATAAAAGGGAAATGGAAAACCTGCCCATATCATCCATGACCACCACGGCCGGGTCTACTGCCTTACTCTTTAAAAAGGGGGCAATTGCCCGGACTGCAATACCAGCCGCTCCAATAAACACGATCCCTTCCTTCTGTAAAAACTGCTCCCTGGTCCATTCTGACAGGGATGCAGAAACAGGGATCATGAGATCCCCGTCAGGGCAGGACTTAAGAAGCCCTTCCGGTCCATAGGCTTCGCAAGGCTGTCCTGCTTTTAATAATTCTTTAACCAGCTTTACGCTGAGCCTGGCTCCTGCTTCCGTAAAGCAGATGATCGAAAGCTTCATCATTCAACCCCCGTTCCCTTCCGGTATTCCGTAGTAAAAACCGGGTCATAAAGCTTGGAACGTTCATAGCCGTTCTGGGCTACCGCATTGCCCACAAGAATCAGGGCTGTCTTCTTTATATTCTCCCGTCTGGCACTTGCACTTAAGCTTTCCACCGTACAGCTTATGGTCTTCTCGTCCTCCCAGGTGGCCTTATAGACGATAGCGGCAGGAGTATCCGGAAGATAACCGCCCTTTATCAGTTCCTCTGACAGCTGATCCAGCATGCCGGTACTTAAAAAGATTACCATAGTAGCTCCATGTGCCGCAAAGGCTGCGATGGATTCCCTCTCCGGCACTGGTGTCCTGCCTGCCATGCGGGTAATAATCACGCTTTGGGTAATTTTAGGAAGGGTATATTCCATTTTAAGGGAGGAGGCTGCACCGCAAAAAGAGCTGACTCCCGGACATACATCATAAGGGATCCCTCTTTCCTCCAGTTCATCCATCTGCTCTCTGATTGCGCCATAAATACAGGGATCGCCGGTTTGGAGCCTTACCGTCATCTTTCCTTGCCGCTCCGCCTCCGCCATAACCGCAATTACTTCCTCAAGGGTCATTTTGGCACTGTCATAAACCTGACACTGGGTTTTTCTGTATTCCAAAAGGGCTGGGTTTACCAAAGAGCCTGCGTAAATGATCACATCCGCCCTTTCAAGCAGCTCCTTGCCTCTCACTGTAATTAAGTCCGGCGCTCCCGGACCTGCTCCTACGATATGTACCATACTTACCTCACAATCACCAAAGAATAATAGCCTGCATCTTCCGGAATCTCATCCAGGGAACGATAAATCCGTTCATCCGGCATTCCGCAGTTTTCCACCATCACGGCGCTGGCCCCACAGTCTTTCAGTTCTCTTTTCACCGCTTCCATCTGCCTGCCGGCCTTCATAAGCACTTTTACTCCAGGCAGCTTTAAGGCATCTCTTACCTGGTAAGAGGCCGGTATGATATGAAGCTCCTCTGCTCCTGATGCAAGAGGGACTCCAAGCTTTGCCGCTACGGCGCAAAAGGATGGAATTCCGCTTTCTAGGCGGGTTTCATAGCCTTCCTTCCAAAGCCGTTCCATCAGATAGGTAAAGGTGGAATAAATGCTTACATCCCCCAGGGTGATAAATCCCACATCTTCTCCCCTGTTTAAATACTCCATTACCGTTCTGGCTGCCTGATCATGGCTTTCCTTAAGCACATTTTCATCTTTTGTCATGGGCATGTGCAGATGAAGGCATTCTTTTTCTTCTATTTCCGGCACTGCCTGTCTTGCAATCTGATATGCCGTACACTGTTCTTTATTTTTATGGGGAATGGCAATGACATTTAATTCCCTGATCCTTTTTACCGCTTTTAATGTCATAAGCTCCGGATCTCCCGGCCCTACACCGATCCCGTACATGATTCCAGCCATTGTTTATTCCTCCTGTTCTTTCCGTCCGGACTCTGTACCGGAAAACAAGCCGATAAGCTCCATTGCTCCCCGGCTCATTCCCAGTATACCGTACATCGTGGAAAATGTCACCACTTCCACCTTTCTCCCTCCTGACCAGAGAGTCATATATCCCTGGATTCTGTCCACCACCTCTTCCATAACAGGCTCTAAAATCCCTAAGCTTTTAAGGATTCCCGCGGCCTCCTCCATGGTATTGGCTGTCAGAATCTTATCTTTTAATCCGTCCCCGTCCTCTGAGAAAGGGGCAGTGCAGTCCCACAATATTTCCATGCGGCGGTCCCCATATTTGGAATGGGTATTCGGTACACCTCCTGCAGTCTTAATCAGCTTCCCGATATGCCCTGCAAACAGGATCTGGTGAAATCCCTCCTCACCCGCCGATTGTAAAGCTTCTCCGATAAAATTGCTGCAGATCACGCCATCCTTTAAGTCAAGGCCAAGTGTTTCCTGTATAAAAGCTTCACCATAATTTCCCGGAACCAGGATTACCTGCTTCTTTCCTGATACCGCCTTCATATGTAATTCCAGACGTAT
This genomic stretch from Lacrimispora sphenoides harbors:
- the cobK gene encoding precorrin-6A reductase, coding for MCRVLIFGGTTEGRILAEYCHEKKINAWVSVATGYGRSVLLESQYLHIHEKPMTAHEMEGFIGQNDITLVLDATHPYATLASENIHTACNRTGTSCIRIVRESSEDLKPEDQGEGKVVCVSDLEEAVLALQKIPGNILVTTGSKELSAFTKLDSWEERVFARVLPGLSVISACEQLGVKGKHLIAMQGPFTAEMNRAMIRQYDISCLVTKEAGHVGGFPEKMEAAAECGITAVVIGRPGKEEGMTVREAKKLLSDYKEENAQSQAMPELQIRTEKRTVSLIGTGMGGEDQMTVKAWKELQQCDVIFGAERMLSGISPVVSRAVKIPFYTSKDILPWLEAHEEYARIGILYSGDTGFYSGTKKMAEALAQEPYCQRYDTVVLPGISSVSYLCSRLKTDWEDVRLVSLHGRTCDIIKELTLNPRVFALLDGTNTVKSLCRLLKEQGFHEVRLSVGERLSYPDERITVGTPEELEGQDFDMLSAVLIER
- the cobJ gene encoding precorrin-3B C(17)-methyltransferase translates to MTKSGKLYVVGIGPGSYEDMTIRAIKALEESEVIVGYTVYIDLIKEHFPDKEMLTTPMRKEQERCLMAIEEAKKGKTAAMVCSGDSGVYGMSGLILEMAQPEEDLEIEIIPGVTAALSGGAVLGAPLGHDFAVISLSDLLTPMELIEDRLKASAQADMVICLYNPSSKKRAGYLKRACEIVMEYKSRSTICGLVKNIGREEEEMAVMTLEALRDTQTDMFTTVYIGNSMTKVINDRMVTPRGYKNV
- a CDS encoding cobalt-precorrin 5A hydrolase, which produces MMKLSIICFTEAGARLSVKLVKELLKAGQPCEAYGPEGLLKSCPDGDLMIPVSASLSEWTREQFLQKEGIVFIGAAGIAVRAIAPFLKSKAVDPAVVVMDDMGRFSISLLSGHLGGANELAERLAGMAGGQAVITTATDIHGRFAVDLFAKEQGLVITDLRKIKMISSAILKGVVGFHCDFPVSGKLPSGLIPGEACGANLWITIKESGKEEPLKGSLKLVPRLLVLGIGCRKGVPAKTIERVLGRFFKEWDLSPEALAACASIDLKKEEEGICQFAASKGVPYYTYPAVVLEETEGEFTSSSFVKQVTGVDNVCERAALACVKELGGGKLLVKKQAADGVTAAVAARDWKVQLDPHNSLGGNL
- the cobM gene encoding precorrin-4 C(11)-methyltransferase; the protein is MVHIVGAGPGAPDLITVRGKELLERADVIIYAGSLVNPALLEYRKTQCQVYDSAKMTLEEVIAVMAEAERQGKMTVRLQTGDPCIYGAIREQMDELEERGIPYDVCPGVSSFCGAASSLKMEYTLPKITQSVIITRMAGRTPVPERESIAAFAAHGATMVIFLSTGMLDQLSEELIKGGYLPDTPAAIVYKATWEDEKTISCTVESLSASARRENIKKTALILVGNAVAQNGYERSKLYDPVFTTEYRKGTGVE
- the cobI gene encoding precorrin-2 C(20)-methyltransferase, whose product is MAGIMYGIGVGPGDPELMTLKAVKRIRELNVIAIPHKNKEQCTAYQIARQAVPEIEEKECLHLHMPMTKDENVLKESHDQAARTVMEYLNRGEDVGFITLGDVSIYSTFTYLMERLWKEGYETRLESGIPSFCAVAAKLGVPLASGAEELHIIPASYQVRDALKLPGVKVLMKAGRQMEAVKRELKDCGASAVMVENCGMPDERIYRSLDEIPEDAGYYSLVIVR